One window of the Sparus aurata chromosome 7, fSpaAur1.1, whole genome shotgun sequence genome contains the following:
- the srpk1a gene encoding SRSF protein kinase 1a isoform X2 — protein sequence MERKVLALQARKKRSKAKKTSKKQPVNPRARQQPLAEVSPQEPEEPEEILGSDDEEQEDPHDYCKGGYHHVKVGDLYNGKYHVIRKLGWGHFSTVWLAWDIQVKRFVAMKVVKSAEHYTETAVDEIKLLRSVRNSDPNDPNREMVVQLLDDFKISGVNGTHVCMVFEVLGHHLLKWIIKSNYQGLPLPCVKSIVRQVLQGLDYLHTKCQIIHTDIKPENILMSVDESYVRKLAAEATEWQRAGAPPPSGSAISTAPAPKQAVKMSKNKKKKIKKKQKRQAELLEKCIMDLEEMEKTTETREEEDDEEENPQSPKGRACAPLRQVSLQELENEEIEESSISAELMRLGPEGLSEVNCNGHVEVDQRQPPWRDEDQHNGNAEPSEKCAGQEEQLKDSVHPVCNGVDSADLKELDTETKGREGHSSGVTERYQHAGLEEGELEHSILQEDCPYRTEESLRNGKLTAGSLLVNPLEPLNADQIKVKIADLGNACWVHKHFTEDIQTRQYRSLEVLIGSGYSTPADIWSTACMAFELVTGDYLFEPHSGEDYSRDEDHLALMIELLGKIPRHYALSGKYSQEYFTKRGDLKHITKLKPWGLLEVLIDKYEWPREEAECFADFLIPMLELIPEKRATAAECLRHPWLSL from the exons ATGGAGAGAAAAG TTCTGGCACTCCAGGCGAGGAAGAAGAGGTCGAAAGCAAAGAAGACCAGCAAGAA GCAGCCGGTCAATCCCAGAGCACGACAGCAGCCCCTGGCAGAAGTGTCGCCTCAGGAACCAGAGGAGCCTGAGGAGATTCTCGGCTCTGATGATGAAGAGCAGGAGGACCCTCATGACTACTGCAAAG GTGGCTACCACCATGTGAAAGTAGGAGACCTTTATAATGGAAAATACCACGTAATCCGAAAACTGGGCTGGGGACACTTCTCCACTGTGTGGCTCGCCTGGGACATCCA GGTGAAGAGGTTTGTTGCAATGAAGGTGGTGAAGAGTGCGGAGCACTACACGGAGACAGCAGTGGATGAGATCAAACTCCTCAGATCT GTAAGAAACTCAGACCCCAATGATCCCAACCGGGAGATGGTGGTCCAGCTGCTAGACGACTTCAAGATCTCTGGTGTTAATGGAACTC ATGTCTGCATGGTGTTTGAGGTATTGGGCCATCACTTACTTAAGTGGATCATAAAGTCCAATTACCAAGGGCTGCCCCTTCCATGTGTCAAGAGCATCGTAAGACAG GTACTCCAAGGCCTGGACTACCTGCACACAAAGTGTCAGATCATCCACACAGACATTAAGCCGGAGAATATCCTGATGAGTGTTGATGAGTCATATGTACGAAAGCTCGCAGCTGAAGCCACAGAGTGGCAGAGGGCTGGGGCACCTCCTCCCTCCGGTTCAGCAA TAAGCACAGCACCTGCTCCAAAACAG GCggtaaaaatgtcaaagaacaagaagaagaagattaaaaagaagCAGAAGCGTCAGGCAGAGCTGCTGGAAAAGTGCATCATGGACCTGGAGGAGATGGAAAAGACCACAGAGACACGAGAGGAAGAAGACGATGAAGAGGAGAACCCACAGAGTCCTAAGGGACGGGCCTGTGCTCCTCTCAGACAGGTGTCTCTTCAAGAGCTAGAGAATGAGGAAATAGAAG AGAGCAGCATCAGTGCTGAGCTCATGCGGTTGGGACCAGAAGGGCTGTCAGAAGTGAACTGCAATGGCCATGTGGAGGTAGACCAGAGACAGCCTCCATGGAGGGACGAAGACCAACACAATGGAAACGCAGAGCCCTCTGAGAAATGTGCCGGCCAGGAGGAGCAGCTCAAGGATTCTGTTCACCCCGTCTGCAACGGTGTGGACTCTGCAGATCTCAAGGAGTTGGACACTGAGACTAAAGGCAGAGAGGGTCACAGCAGTGGAGTCACAGAGAGATACCAACATGCTGggctggaggagggagagctggAGCACAGCATTTTGCAGGAGGACTGTCCATATAGAACTGAGGAAAGCCTGAGAAACG GCAAGCTAACAGCCGGATCCCTGCTAGTTAACCCCCTTGAGCCACTCAATGCAGACCAGATCAAGGTCAAGATCGCAGACTTGGGAAATGCCTGCTGGGTG caCAAGCACTTTACAGAAGACATCCAGACACGGCAGTACCGGTCCTTAGAGGTGCTTATTGGTTCTGGATACAGCACACCGGCTGATATCTGGAGCACAGCCTGCATG GCCTTTGAGCTTGTCACAGGGGACTACTTGTTTGAACCACATTCTGGGGAGGATTATTCCAGGGATGAAG ACCATCTTGCTCTCATGATTGAGTTGCTCGGTAAAATCCCTCGTCACTATGCTCTGAGTGGGAAATACTCACAGGAATACTTCACCAAGAGAG GTGATTTGAAACACATCACCAAGCTGAAGCCGTGGGGCCTGCTGGAGGTGCTGATTGACAAGTACGAGTGGCCCCGCGAAGAAGCCGAGTGCTTCGCCGACTTCCTTATTCCCATGCTGGAGCTGATCCCAGAGAAAAGAGCCACGGCTGCAGAGTGCCTGCGCCACCCCTGGCTCTCCCTCTAG
- the srpk1a gene encoding SRSF protein kinase 1a isoform X1 produces MERKVLALQARKKRSKAKKTSKKQPVNPRARQQPLAEVSPQEPEEPEEILGSDDEEQEDPHDYCKGGYHHVKVGDLYNGKYHVIRKLGWGHFSTVWLAWDIQVKRFVAMKVVKSAEHYTETAVDEIKLLRSVRNSDPNDPNREMVVQLLDDFKISGVNGTHVCMVFEVLGHHLLKWIIKSNYQGLPLPCVKSIVRQVLQGLDYLHTKCQIIHTDIKPENILMSVDESYVRKLAAEATEWQRAGAPPPSGSAISTAPAPKQAVKMSKNKKKKIKKKQKRQAELLEKCIMDLEEMEKTTETREEEDDEEENPQSPKGRACAPLRQVSLQELENEEIEESSISAELMRLGPEGLSEVNCNGHVEVDQRQPPWRDEDQHNGNAEPSEKCAGQEEQLKDSVHPVCNGVDSADLKELDTETKGREGHSSGVTERYQHAGLEEGELEHSILQEDCPYRTEESLRNGKLTAGSLLVNPLEPLNADQIKVKIADLGNACWVHKHFTEDIQTRQYRSLEVLIGSGYSTPADIWSTACMAFELVTGDYLFEPHSGEDYSRDEDHIALIIELLGSVPRKLIMSGKYSKDFYTKKGDLKHITKLKPWGLLEVLIDKYEWPREEAECFADFLIPMLELIPEKRATAAECLRHPWLSL; encoded by the exons ATGGAGAGAAAAG TTCTGGCACTCCAGGCGAGGAAGAAGAGGTCGAAAGCAAAGAAGACCAGCAAGAA GCAGCCGGTCAATCCCAGAGCACGACAGCAGCCCCTGGCAGAAGTGTCGCCTCAGGAACCAGAGGAGCCTGAGGAGATTCTCGGCTCTGATGATGAAGAGCAGGAGGACCCTCATGACTACTGCAAAG GTGGCTACCACCATGTGAAAGTAGGAGACCTTTATAATGGAAAATACCACGTAATCCGAAAACTGGGCTGGGGACACTTCTCCACTGTGTGGCTCGCCTGGGACATCCA GGTGAAGAGGTTTGTTGCAATGAAGGTGGTGAAGAGTGCGGAGCACTACACGGAGACAGCAGTGGATGAGATCAAACTCCTCAGATCT GTAAGAAACTCAGACCCCAATGATCCCAACCGGGAGATGGTGGTCCAGCTGCTAGACGACTTCAAGATCTCTGGTGTTAATGGAACTC ATGTCTGCATGGTGTTTGAGGTATTGGGCCATCACTTACTTAAGTGGATCATAAAGTCCAATTACCAAGGGCTGCCCCTTCCATGTGTCAAGAGCATCGTAAGACAG GTACTCCAAGGCCTGGACTACCTGCACACAAAGTGTCAGATCATCCACACAGACATTAAGCCGGAGAATATCCTGATGAGTGTTGATGAGTCATATGTACGAAAGCTCGCAGCTGAAGCCACAGAGTGGCAGAGGGCTGGGGCACCTCCTCCCTCCGGTTCAGCAA TAAGCACAGCACCTGCTCCAAAACAG GCggtaaaaatgtcaaagaacaagaagaagaagattaaaaagaagCAGAAGCGTCAGGCAGAGCTGCTGGAAAAGTGCATCATGGACCTGGAGGAGATGGAAAAGACCACAGAGACACGAGAGGAAGAAGACGATGAAGAGGAGAACCCACAGAGTCCTAAGGGACGGGCCTGTGCTCCTCTCAGACAGGTGTCTCTTCAAGAGCTAGAGAATGAGGAAATAGAAG AGAGCAGCATCAGTGCTGAGCTCATGCGGTTGGGACCAGAAGGGCTGTCAGAAGTGAACTGCAATGGCCATGTGGAGGTAGACCAGAGACAGCCTCCATGGAGGGACGAAGACCAACACAATGGAAACGCAGAGCCCTCTGAGAAATGTGCCGGCCAGGAGGAGCAGCTCAAGGATTCTGTTCACCCCGTCTGCAACGGTGTGGACTCTGCAGATCTCAAGGAGTTGGACACTGAGACTAAAGGCAGAGAGGGTCACAGCAGTGGAGTCACAGAGAGATACCAACATGCTGggctggaggagggagagctggAGCACAGCATTTTGCAGGAGGACTGTCCATATAGAACTGAGGAAAGCCTGAGAAACG GCAAGCTAACAGCCGGATCCCTGCTAGTTAACCCCCTTGAGCCACTCAATGCAGACCAGATCAAGGTCAAGATCGCAGACTTGGGAAATGCCTGCTGGGTG caCAAGCACTTTACAGAAGACATCCAGACACGGCAGTACCGGTCCTTAGAGGTGCTTATTGGTTCTGGATACAGCACACCGGCTGATATCTGGAGCACAGCCTGCATG GCCTTTGAGCTTGTCACAGGGGACTACTTGTTTGAACCACATTCTGGGGAGGATTATTCCAGGGATGAAG ACCATATAGCTCTGATCATTGAGCTTCTGGGGAGTGTCCCACGCAAACTCATAATGAGCGGCAAATATTCCAAGGATTTTTACACCAAGAAAG GTGATTTGAAACACATCACCAAGCTGAAGCCGTGGGGCCTGCTGGAGGTGCTGATTGACAAGTACGAGTGGCCCCGCGAAGAAGCCGAGTGCTTCGCCGACTTCCTTATTCCCATGCTGGAGCTGATCCCAGAGAAAAGAGCCACGGCTGCAGAGTGCCTGCGCCACCCCTGGCTCTCCCTCTAG
- the lhfpl5b gene encoding LHFPL tetraspan subfamily member 5b: MDLLPAQEAAKIYHTNYVRNSRAIGVMWAVFTICFVIITMVVFIQPYWIGDSVNTPQAGYFGLFHYCIGNALTSELTCKGSVLDFASIPSPAFRTAMFFVGTSMLLIVGTMVCFSLFFFCNAGNVYKICAWMQLASAALMVMGCMIYPDGWDSPEVKRMCGQRTDKYSLGNCTVRWAYILAIISILDALLLALLSFTLGNRQDKLLPDEFEVEGGGQG, encoded by the exons ATGGATCTGCTTCCAGCTCAGGAGGCTGCCAAAATCTACCACACCAACTACGTGAGGAACTCGCGAGCAATCGGGGTCATGTGGGCCGTGTTCACCATCTGCTTCGTCATCATCACCATGGTGGTCTTCATCCAGCCCTACTGGATCGGGGACAGCGTCAACACCCCGCAGGCCGGATACTTCGGCCTCTTCCACTACTGCATCGGTAACGCGCTCACCTCGGAGCTCACCTGCAAGGGCAGCGTGCTGGACTTCGCCTCCATCCCCTCCCCGGCCTTCAGGACCGCCATGTTCTTCGTGGGGACCTCCATGCTGCTGATCGTGGGCACCATGGTCTGCTTCAgcttgttcttcttctgcaaCGCGGGGAACGTCTACAAGATCTGTGCCTGGATGCAGCTGGCgtcag CCGCGCTGATGGTGATGGGCTGCATGATCTACCCAGACGGCTGGGACTCTCCGGAGGTGAAGAGAATGTGTGGCCAGAGAACGGATAAGTACAGCCTGGGGAACTGCACCGTGCGCTGGGCCTACATCCTGGCCATCATCAGCATCTTGGACgccctcctcctcgctctcctgTCCTTCACCCTCGGCAACCGGCAGGATAAACTGCTGCCAGATGAATTcgaggtggagggaggaggtcAAGGCTAA